A genomic stretch from Bradyrhizobium quebecense includes:
- a CDS encoding polysaccharide deacetylase family protein, with the protein MRSALGLMLASVVAAIVIAGVWFWTSSPRADAAPPQTTAAAKADPLPAAAAKQAAKDDVETTAALSTRADATQAAAPAAAPAPAPAPVAAAPRCANPDALGISRTVVVDTTGGPGFGFLQYKQYDFLTDHEVVLTFDDGPWPTTPAVLKALADECTKAVFFPIGLHTTYHPDILRQVAAAGHTIGAHTWSHAHLASKKLTEQQAKDEIEKGFSAVKLALGANPAPFFRFPALAHTPATTAYLGTRNIAMFSVDVDSNDFKSKSSDEVINNVMTKLDKEHKGIILMHDLQKHTAQALPTLLRKLKAGGYKVVWMKAKTQIETLPEYDAMMAKTEKPIATGRPIGNVVQTIAE; encoded by the coding sequence ATGCGTAGTGCGTTGGGCCTGATGCTGGCCAGTGTTGTAGCGGCGATCGTGATCGCCGGCGTGTGGTTCTGGACCTCCTCCCCGCGTGCCGACGCGGCTCCTCCGCAGACAACTGCCGCAGCCAAGGCCGATCCGCTCCCTGCGGCAGCGGCAAAGCAGGCTGCCAAGGACGATGTCGAGACGACCGCCGCGCTGTCGACGCGCGCCGATGCCACCCAGGCGGCAGCCCCGGCCGCTGCCCCCGCCCCGGCGCCGGCCCCGGTTGCCGCCGCACCCAGATGCGCCAATCCCGATGCGCTCGGCATCAGCCGCACCGTCGTGGTCGACACCACAGGCGGCCCGGGCTTCGGCTTCCTGCAGTACAAGCAGTATGACTTCCTGACCGACCATGAGGTCGTGCTGACCTTCGACGACGGTCCGTGGCCGACCACGCCCGCCGTGCTGAAGGCGCTGGCGGACGAGTGCACCAAGGCGGTGTTCTTCCCGATCGGTCTGCACACCACCTATCACCCGGACATCCTCCGCCAGGTCGCCGCCGCCGGCCACACCATCGGTGCCCACACCTGGTCGCACGCGCATCTGGCGAGCAAGAAGCTCACCGAGCAGCAGGCCAAGGACGAGATCGAGAAGGGTTTCAGCGCGGTGAAGCTGGCGCTGGGTGCGAACCCCGCTCCGTTCTTCCGCTTCCCAGCGCTGGCGCACACCCCGGCGACAACAGCCTATCTCGGCACCCGCAACATCGCGATGTTCTCGGTCGACGTCGACTCCAACGACTTCAAATCGAAGAGCTCGGACGAAGTCATCAACAACGTGATGACCAAGCTCGACAAGGAGCACAAGGGCATCATCCTGATGCACGATTTGCAGAAGCACACCGCCCAGGCATTGCCGACGCTGCTGCGCAAACTGAAGGCGGGCGGCTACAAGGTGGTCTGGATGAAGGCCAAGACCCAGATCGAAACGCTGCCGGAATACGACGCGATGATGGCGAAGACCGAGAAGCCGATCGCAACGGGCCGGCCAATCGGCAACGTCGTGCAGACGATCGCCGAGTAA
- a CDS encoding glycosyltransferase family 4 protein, with the protein MTLVQKDRDSDFQLQLAFLREFQRAHNRPLRVLHIGNIANNAYNNALIQRRFGIEADVICYNYYHVMGCPEWEAASFDGNVDNMFPDWWATELGGWRRPDWFVQGPVLDCLSYLRAKNAGDSAAAAFFWTLLQARYWEMLDGIAAAESRVRPPMPEHLADTISIAREFQDFQASRASKIAPPPDQPTIVLPGATIEPESALSPISRASSKSASPDPQPEQSRSLANEYPNPEVPSRLVSTYRALLAKHVFVHLRREAETGVADGASLAVAIWRSQRRSRGLPRFGFEFPADVFTIPNPDIATPAAGEGNEDRTFRDLRSSTPKGPSRLVSTYRSLLTKYVFAHLQREAETGVVARPNLAVAIWRSQRRSRGLPRFGFEFPADVFTIPNPDIATPAAGESDEDRTSRDSRSPTPEGPGRLTSIYRSLLTKYVFAHLRREAEAGVVARPNLAVAIWRSQRRSRGLPRFGFEFPADVFTIPNPVTATPVASESDVFTIPNLDTVTPTTSNGAAADVGSSVIPVVTHPDIVDRPEFRYFEKYGKGEDRNATQRAALLGDLLRQFTDYPAEALVLVEAFASTIANEFADVLEHYDIIQGYSIDGFIPFINGLKNYTCYEHGTLRELPFEKTYNGILCSASYKNAAFSFVTNSDVLPSVARLKLKRERTVYLPHAFDDEKISRFRAGLKLPKRDFKVTTFFSPSRHHWRAAPVSMQKGNDLFLRAAAQVAQTDRDFRIILVEWGVDVHRSKELIQELRIEDMVSWIPSLNKAELRQLYCSSDVVVDQFRIPAIGGVTFEAMALGRRVITNLDETQSAEFFGAAPPCLAADSVESCAARILEVLADPLDGNGCGDAARLWFEKCHSAQRVVALQLAAYRTICAA; encoded by the coding sequence ATGACGTTGGTGCAGAAGGATCGTGATAGCGACTTTCAACTACAGCTTGCTTTCCTGAGGGAGTTCCAACGCGCCCACAATCGCCCGCTGCGCGTCCTGCATATCGGCAATATCGCGAACAACGCCTACAACAATGCTTTGATCCAGCGGCGCTTTGGAATCGAAGCGGATGTCATTTGCTATAACTACTATCACGTCATGGGTTGCCCGGAATGGGAGGCCGCAAGCTTCGACGGCAACGTCGACAACATGTTCCCGGATTGGTGGGCCACCGAGTTGGGCGGTTGGCGGCGACCGGATTGGTTTGTGCAAGGCCCCGTTCTCGATTGCCTCTCGTACCTTCGTGCGAAAAACGCCGGTGACAGCGCAGCCGCAGCATTTTTCTGGACGCTGCTGCAGGCAAGATATTGGGAGATGCTTGATGGCATAGCTGCCGCAGAGAGCCGGGTCCGTCCACCGATGCCGGAGCATCTGGCAGACACAATTTCAATTGCGCGCGAGTTTCAGGATTTCCAGGCAAGCAGGGCATCCAAAATCGCGCCGCCGCCCGATCAGCCGACCATCGTCCTGCCAGGGGCGACCATAGAGCCTGAGTCTGCACTCTCTCCGATTTCGCGGGCCTCATCAAAGTCGGCCTCGCCAGATCCGCAGCCGGAGCAAAGCCGATCTCTCGCCAACGAATATCCAAATCCCGAAGTACCAAGCCGCCTCGTATCAACCTATCGCGCCTTGCTGGCGAAGCACGTGTTTGTTCATTTGCGGCGTGAGGCGGAAACCGGCGTCGCCGACGGGGCGAGTCTGGCGGTCGCAATTTGGCGAAGTCAGCGACGCAGCCGCGGCTTGCCGCGTTTTGGCTTCGAGTTTCCTGCTGATGTTTTCACGATCCCAAATCCTGACATCGCGACGCCGGCTGCAGGCGAAGGCAATGAAGACCGGACGTTCCGCGACTTGCGGTCATCAACTCCCAAAGGGCCAAGCCGGCTCGTATCAACCTATCGCTCCCTGCTAACGAAGTATGTGTTTGCTCACTTGCAGCGTGAGGCGGAAACCGGCGTTGTCGCCAGGCCAAATTTGGCGGTCGCGATCTGGCGAAGTCAGAGACGCAGCCGCGGCTTGCCGCGTTTTGGCTTCGAGTTTCCTGCTGATGTCTTCACGATCCCAAATCCTGACATCGCGACGCCGGCTGCAGGCGAAAGCGATGAAGATCGGACGTCTCGCGATTCGCGGTCACCAACTCCCGAAGGACCTGGCCGCCTTACGTCGATCTATCGCTCCCTGCTGACGAAATATGTGTTTGCTCATTTGCGGCGTGAGGCGGAAGCCGGCGTTGTCGCCAGGCCAAATTTGGCGGTCGCAATTTGGCGAAGTCAGAGACGCAGCCGCGGCTTGCCGCGCTTTGGCTTCGAGTTTCCTGCTGATGTCTTCACGATCCCAAATCCTGTCACCGCGACGCCGGTTGCAAGCGAAAGCGATGTGTTCACGATCCCAAATCTTGACACCGTGACGCCGACCACAAGCAACGGCGCGGCCGCTGACGTCGGTTCATCAGTCATTCCCGTGGTGACCCACCCGGACATCGTCGACCGCCCGGAGTTTCGCTATTTCGAAAAATACGGCAAGGGAGAGGATCGAAACGCTACGCAGCGTGCGGCACTTCTTGGTGACCTGCTGCGACAGTTCACGGATTATCCGGCAGAAGCCCTGGTCTTGGTCGAAGCCTTCGCATCCACCATTGCCAATGAATTCGCTGACGTATTGGAGCACTATGACATCATTCAGGGTTATTCGATCGACGGGTTCATTCCCTTCATCAACGGACTCAAGAATTACACATGTTACGAGCACGGCACGTTGCGGGAACTGCCTTTTGAGAAAACCTATAACGGCATTCTTTGTTCGGCGTCGTACAAGAATGCGGCTTTCTCCTTCGTGACCAACTCGGACGTGCTGCCGTCTGTGGCACGGCTGAAATTGAAGAGGGAGCGGACGGTTTATCTTCCGCATGCCTTCGATGATGAAAAGATTTCAAGGTTTCGAGCGGGCCTCAAGCTTCCGAAGCGAGACTTCAAGGTCACCACATTCTTTAGCCCGTCGCGCCATCACTGGCGCGCTGCACCTGTTTCGATGCAGAAGGGCAATGACCTTTTCTTGAGGGCGGCCGCGCAGGTTGCGCAGACGGACCGCGATTTTCGCATCATCCTGGTCGAGTGGGGTGTTGACGTTCACCGAAGCAAGGAACTGATTCAGGAGCTTCGAATCGAAGATATGGTTTCGTGGATACCGTCGTTGAACAAGGCGGAGCTTCGACAGCTGTACTGCTCGAGCGACGTCGTCGTCGATCAGTTCAGGATACCGGCGATCGGCGGCGTTACCTTTGAGGCAATGGCGCTCGGACGCCGAGTGATAACCAATCTAGATGAAACCCAATCAGCGGAGTTCTTCGGAGCGGCGCCGCCCTGCCTGGCCGCCGACAGTGTCGAGTCGTGCGCGGCCCGGATTCTCGAGGTTCTTGCTGATCCGCTGGACGGCAACGGCTGCGGCGATGCCGCGCGTCTGTGGTTTGAGAAGTGTCATTCCGCGCAGCGCGTCGTCGCGCTCCAACTGGCCGCCTATCGAACGATTTGCGCCGCCTAG
- a CDS encoding COG4223 family protein translates to MAEERPDDTGPSPDSRPKRAPPTIDLQATEISSEPSKAEASADAANDADRAAEAAAPAAEPHPDPAPHAEPQPEAASAAPDTEPSRPVSPWVVAPVSGAVAAALVIGVGWLLGWPSVPPASAPQPSAATMDELGTRLTALETKASRPAAAVADPAATARLEALDKSIAALRTELAATRAQSDKLAAAVNDAKSAPRDGAAAPDISGITARIDKVEGAVKAQGAAIARQDSKIADTKAEAKADDVPLRRVVAASLLDVAVRHGDPYASALEAAKAITDNPDMLKPLDVFAASGVPNPNQLCRELIEIVPQLAPPPPEAAAASAGLVDRLQAGASKLIRIERTDGTGTDRGSIVARVTSAAVHNDLALTERELKSLPPADRTAAQAWLAKVDARRAALDASRKFADNAMAALATVNQ, encoded by the coding sequence ATGGCTGAAGAAAGGCCCGACGACACAGGACCTTCGCCGGATTCCCGGCCCAAGCGTGCGCCGCCGACCATCGATCTTCAGGCGACCGAGATCTCCAGCGAGCCGTCGAAGGCCGAGGCCAGCGCGGACGCCGCCAACGACGCTGACAGGGCAGCGGAGGCAGCTGCGCCTGCGGCGGAGCCGCATCCCGATCCTGCCCCTCATGCAGAGCCGCAGCCGGAGGCCGCATCCGCCGCGCCGGATACCGAGCCGTCGCGGCCGGTGTCGCCCTGGGTGGTGGCGCCGGTGTCGGGCGCGGTCGCCGCCGCGCTGGTGATCGGGGTCGGCTGGCTGCTCGGCTGGCCCTCGGTGCCGCCGGCGTCCGCGCCGCAGCCCAGCGCCGCGACGATGGACGAACTCGGCACGCGCCTGACCGCGCTCGAAACAAAGGCGAGCCGGCCGGCCGCTGCGGTCGCCGATCCCGCGGCAACCGCAAGGCTCGAGGCACTCGACAAATCGATCGCCGCCCTGCGCACCGAGCTTGCCGCGACGCGGGCGCAATCCGACAAGCTTGCCGCTGCGGTCAATGACGCGAAGTCTGCGCCACGCGATGGCGCGGCGGCGCCTGACATTTCCGGCATCACGGCGCGCATCGACAAGGTCGAGGGCGCGGTGAAGGCGCAGGGCGCCGCGATCGCCAGACAGGACAGCAAGATCGCCGACACCAAGGCCGAGGCGAAGGCGGATGACGTGCCGCTGCGCCGCGTGGTCGCGGCGTCGCTGCTCGACGTCGCGGTGCGTCACGGCGATCCCTATGCGTCGGCGCTCGAGGCCGCCAAGGCGATCACCGACAATCCCGACATGCTGAAGCCGCTCGACGTATTCGCTGCGTCAGGCGTGCCGAACCCGAACCAGCTGTGCCGCGAGCTGATCGAGATCGTGCCGCAACTCGCACCGCCGCCGCCGGAAGCTGCGGCAGCCAGCGCCGGGCTGGTCGACCGCCTGCAGGCCGGCGCATCCAAGCTGATCCGCATCGAGCGGACCGACGGCACGGGCACCGACCGCGGCAGCATCGTCGCGCGCGTGACATCGGCCGCCGTGCATAATGATCTCGCATTGACCGAGCGCGAATTGAAGTCGTTGCCGCCGGCCGATCGCACCGCGGCGCAAGCCTGGCTCGCCAAGGTGGACGCGCGCCGCGCCGCGCTCGATGCGTCGCGGAAATTTGCCGACAACGCCATGGCGGCGCTCGCCACGGTCAACCAGTAA
- a CDS encoding PLP-dependent aminotransferase family protein, producing the protein MEIEKGSSTSIQQQLYDRIRAAIVEGRIQSGERVPSTRSLAAQLGIARGTIDITYARLTSEGYLVARGQRGTIVAPELRSGAMPAEPLAPPTSTSGPAPTEMPPPLRLGVPALDLFPRKVWARLAAREARKLSAARLFHAYPMGVPALREAIAAYLAVARGIVCRPDQVVVTSGYQGALSLVASLLLKPDDQVWLEDPGYVFAQQAFARLSMRIVPIPVDDEGLRVDDARASRPDARLAVVTLTHQFPLGMPLSPRRRAALLAWAADCDAWVLEDDYDCEFYYSGRKPAALKTIDTADRVFYAGSFSKTLYPSLRLGYLVLPAAFVATAERTCQMLHRGAAAFEQSVAASFLSEGYFARHLRRMRTHYRARRKALVDELERQFGADVCISLQPGGLHILARFPNHGPDVRLADRARQHGLAPVALSERSLAHHAGEGLLMSFTNIAEQDVAEVVALLRRAITGR; encoded by the coding sequence ATGGAGATCGAGAAGGGTTCGAGTACGTCGATCCAGCAGCAGCTCTATGATCGCATTCGCGCGGCCATCGTCGAGGGGCGGATCCAGTCGGGAGAACGCGTGCCGTCGACGCGCAGCCTTGCGGCGCAGCTCGGCATCGCGCGCGGCACCATCGACATCACATACGCGCGACTGACGAGCGAAGGATATCTCGTCGCACGCGGCCAGCGCGGCACCATCGTCGCGCCCGAGCTGCGCTCCGGCGCGATGCCGGCCGAGCCGCTCGCGCCACCGACATCGACAAGTGGTCCGGCACCGACCGAGATGCCGCCGCCGCTCCGGCTTGGCGTGCCCGCCCTCGATCTGTTTCCGCGCAAGGTCTGGGCCCGGCTCGCCGCGCGGGAAGCGCGCAAGCTGTCCGCGGCGCGGCTTTTCCACGCCTATCCGATGGGCGTGCCCGCGCTGCGCGAGGCGATCGCGGCCTATCTCGCTGTTGCCCGCGGCATTGTCTGCCGGCCGGATCAGGTCGTCGTCACGTCAGGCTATCAGGGCGCCCTGAGCCTGGTCGCGAGCCTGCTGCTCAAGCCCGATGATCAGGTCTGGCTGGAGGACCCCGGTTACGTCTTCGCACAGCAGGCGTTCGCGCGCCTTTCGATGCGCATCGTTCCGATTCCGGTCGATGATGAGGGGCTTCGCGTGGATGACGCGCGCGCGAGCCGTCCGGATGCACGGCTCGCGGTGGTGACGCTGACCCACCAGTTTCCACTCGGCATGCCGTTGTCGCCCCGGCGTCGCGCGGCGCTGCTGGCCTGGGCCGCCGACTGCGATGCATGGGTGCTGGAGGATGATTACGATTGCGAGTTCTACTATAGCGGCCGCAAGCCTGCGGCACTGAAGACCATCGATACAGCGGATCGCGTGTTTTATGCCGGCAGCTTCAGCAAGACGCTGTATCCGAGCCTGCGGCTCGGATATCTGGTGCTGCCGGCCGCGTTCGTCGCAACGGCGGAACGCACCTGCCAGATGCTTCATCGCGGAGCGGCGGCGTTCGAACAGTCGGTCGCGGCTTCCTTCTTGTCGGAGGGCTATTTCGCGCGGCACCTGCGGCGGATGCGGACGCACTATCGCGCGCGGCGCAAGGCGCTCGTCGATGAGCTGGAGCGACAGTTCGGCGCCGACGTGTGCATTTCGCTGCAGCCCGGCGGCCTGCATATCCTGGCGCGCTTTCCGAACCATGGGCCGGATGTCCGGCTGGCCGATCGGGCGCGGCAACATGGCCTCGCGCCGGTGGCGCTATCCGAACGGTCCCTCGCGCATCATGCGGGCGAAGGCTTGCTGATGAGCTTCACCAATATCGCGGAGCAGGACGTCGCCGAGGTGGTGGCGTTGTTGCGGCGGGCGATCACAGGGAGATGA
- a CDS encoding uroporphyrinogen-III synthase yields the protein MTILVTRPHPDSDATLATLRQRGYEAIAAPVLRFEPLPFHDDDADYDAVILTSANALRAIDLGASRLLRLPLFAVGEHTADAARGAGFDKVIVAKGDAISLRDLVLARVKAGELPASAMLLYLAGADLSRDLAGELSEGGLTVVTHTTYRMAPVAALPREVSDAFMANRITAVLHYSRRSAQAFLDTIRADGLEISALALPQCCISAAVAAVLHDAGATNVVVAARPDENALLEALDRTMPP from the coding sequence GTGACCATCCTTGTCACACGACCGCATCCGGACAGTGACGCGACGCTCGCGACGCTGCGCCAGCGCGGCTACGAGGCGATCGCGGCGCCGGTGCTGCGCTTCGAGCCGCTGCCGTTCCATGACGATGATGCGGATTATGACGCGGTCATCCTGACCAGCGCCAACGCGCTGCGGGCGATCGATCTCGGCGCCAGCCGGCTGCTGCGGCTGCCGCTGTTCGCGGTGGGTGAACATACCGCCGATGCCGCGCGCGGGGCGGGCTTCGACAAGGTGATCGTCGCCAAGGGCGACGCGATCTCGCTGCGCGATCTCGTGCTCGCGCGGGTCAAGGCCGGGGAGCTGCCGGCGTCCGCCATGCTGCTTTATCTCGCCGGCGCCGACCTGTCGCGCGATCTCGCCGGCGAACTCAGCGAAGGGGGCCTGACCGTCGTCACCCACACCACCTACCGGATGGCGCCGGTGGCCGCCCTTCCAAGGGAGGTCAGCGACGCCTTCATGGCGAACCGGATCACGGCGGTGCTGCATTATTCCCGCCGCAGCGCGCAGGCCTTCCTGGACACAATCCGGGCCGACGGCCTGGAGATTTCGGCGCTAGCGCTGCCGCAGTGCTGCATCTCGGCCGCAGTCGCCGCGGTGCTCCATGACGCCGGCGCGACCAATGTGGTGGTGGCGGCGCGCCCGGACGAAAACGCCCTGCTGGAGGCGCTCGACCGCACAATGCCGCCGTGA
- a CDS encoding heme biosynthesis protein HemY: MIRIILFLLLIALAAAGAAWLADQPGDLVLNWGGLRFTSKQPMYLLGLVIVVAMVAGVILRGLWKIPGHVRRGRRERRHARGRHAITQGLLAIGHGDSSAARAHAEVARRHAGGDPLALLLHAQSAQLDGDRDGAQRAFRAMAERADTRLLGLRGLFIEAQRADDPVAAVMIAEEALKMSPSSSWASHAVLGFCCAKGDWAGALSIIDNNQAAGLIDKATYRRQRGVLLTARALEFETVDRDLSRASAMEALKLAPTLIPAAVLAAKFESEAHQVRRAMRIVEAAWLAQPHPDLADAYSHVRLGDAARQRLVRVETLAAKTPGHIEGALAIARAAIDATEFAKARAALEPFTAAPTQRVALLMAEIERTEHGDSGRARAWTLRAVRALHDPVWTADGYVSDRWRPVSPVTGRLDAFQWQTPVAALPSDKGNAIEPSPFEEAMLAPRRVEPPKDVASEPADGKPAEPVEVKPVETKSLEPATPPVQDNAPLPAAIEADPAPVQADPPASEPAPPPAAESVPPAPAPLFRSRTDLPKAAPAPIPAVIPIVRAPDDPGVDEDGAVDEFAEQIGPPKAQIGGWRGFLSRLGS; encoded by the coding sequence ATGATCCGGATCATTCTGTTCCTGCTGCTGATCGCGCTCGCTGCAGCGGGTGCGGCCTGGTTGGCCGATCAGCCCGGCGATCTCGTGCTGAACTGGGGCGGTCTGCGCTTCACGTCCAAGCAGCCGATGTATCTGCTCGGCCTCGTCATCGTCGTCGCGATGGTCGCCGGTGTGATCCTGCGCGGCCTATGGAAGATCCCCGGCCATGTCCGCCGCGGCAGGCGCGAGCGGCGCCACGCGCGGGGCCGTCACGCCATCACGCAAGGCCTGCTCGCGATCGGGCACGGCGATTCGTCGGCCGCGCGCGCGCATGCCGAAGTGGCGCGGCGCCACGCCGGCGGCGATCCGCTGGCGCTGTTGCTGCACGCGCAATCGGCGCAGCTCGACGGCGATCGCGACGGCGCGCAGCGCGCCTTCCGCGCCATGGCCGAGCGGGCGGACACGCGGCTGCTCGGTTTGCGCGGCCTGTTCATCGAGGCGCAGCGCGCCGACGATCCGGTTGCGGCCGTGATGATTGCCGAAGAAGCGCTGAAAATGTCGCCGTCCTCGTCTTGGGCCTCGCATGCGGTGCTCGGCTTCTGCTGCGCCAAGGGCGATTGGGCCGGTGCGCTGTCGATCATCGACAATAACCAGGCCGCCGGGTTGATCGACAAGGCGACCTATCGGCGGCAACGCGGCGTGCTGCTCACGGCCCGTGCGCTGGAGTTCGAGACCGTCGATCGCGACCTGTCGCGCGCGAGCGCGATGGAGGCGCTCAAGCTGGCGCCGACGCTGATCCCGGCCGCGGTGCTTGCCGCCAAATTCGAGAGCGAGGCGCATCAGGTGCGCCGTGCGATGCGGATCGTCGAGGCCGCGTGGCTGGCGCAGCCGCATCCCGATCTCGCCGACGCCTATTCGCATGTGCGGCTCGGTGATGCCGCGCGCCAGCGCCTGGTGCGGGTCGAGACGCTGGCAGCGAAAACGCCGGGCCATATCGAAGGCGCGCTGGCGATCGCGCGCGCCGCGATCGATGCGACCGAGTTCGCCAAAGCGCGTGCGGCGCTGGAGCCGTTCACGGCGGCGCCGACGCAGCGCGTCGCGCTGTTGATGGCGGAGATCGAGCGCACCGAGCATGGCGACAGCGGCCGGGCGCGGGCCTGGACCTTGCGTGCGGTGCGCGCGCTGCACGATCCGGTGTGGACCGCGGACGGCTATGTCTCCGACCGCTGGCGTCCGGTCTCGCCGGTCACCGGCCGTCTCGATGCCTTCCAGTGGCAGACGCCGGTGGCGGCGCTGCCGTCCGACAAGGGCAATGCGATCGAGCCCTCGCCGTTCGAGGAGGCGATGCTGGCGCCGCGCCGGGTCGAGCCCCCCAAGGACGTGGCCAGCGAGCCGGCGGACGGCAAGCCGGCCGAGCCGGTCGAGGTAAAGCCGGTCGAGACGAAGTCCTTGGAGCCGGCCACACCGCCCGTGCAGGATAATGCCCCCCTGCCGGCAGCCATCGAGGCCGACCCGGCCCCAGTTCAGGCCGACCCGCCCGCATCGGAGCCGGCTCCGCCGCCGGCCGCCGAATCGGTTCCCCCGGCGCCCGCCCCCCTGTTCCGTTCCCGGACCGACCTGCCGAAGGCGGCGCCTGCGCCCATTCCGGCCGTCATCCCGATCGTCCGGGCCCCCGACGACCCCGGGGTCGACGAGGACGGTGCCGTGGACGAATTTGCGGAACAAATCGGCCCGCCCAAGGCCCAGATCGGCGGTTGGCGCGGATTTCTGTCACGTTTGGGAAGCTAA
- the tsaD gene encoding tRNA (adenosine(37)-N6)-threonylcarbamoyltransferase complex transferase subunit TsaD, producing MLVLGIETTCDETAAAVVERQADGQARILSNVVRSQTEEHARFGGVVPEIAARAHVDLLDGIVASAMKEAGVGYGQLSAVAAAAGPGLIGGVIVGLTTAKAIAMVHDTPLIAVNHLEAHALTPRLTCALAFPYCLFLASGGHTQIVAVVGVGEYVRLGTTVDDAMGEAFDKVAKMLSLPYPGGPQVERAAAGGDPTRFAFPRPMLGRPDANFSLSGLKTAVRNEASRLEPLEPQDISDLCASFQAAVLEATADRLTVGLRLFQERFGTPRALVAAGGVAANHAIRSALQDVAAKAQTTLIIPPPALCTDNGAMIAWAGAERMALGLTDTLEAPPRARWLLDANAKAPAGHANSRAGY from the coding sequence ATGCTGGTGTTGGGGATCGAGACCACCTGCGATGAAACCGCAGCCGCCGTGGTCGAGCGCCAGGCTGACGGACAGGCAAGGATTCTCTCCAATGTCGTCCGCTCGCAGACCGAGGAGCACGCCCGCTTCGGCGGCGTGGTGCCGGAGATCGCGGCGCGCGCCCATGTCGACCTGCTCGACGGCATTGTCGCTTCCGCCATGAAGGAGGCCGGCGTCGGCTACGGACAATTGTCGGCGGTGGCGGCCGCCGCCGGCCCCGGCCTGATCGGCGGCGTGATCGTCGGCCTCACCACCGCGAAGGCAATCGCGATGGTGCACGACACGCCGCTGATCGCGGTGAACCATCTCGAGGCGCACGCACTGACGCCGCGACTGACCTGCGCGCTGGCGTTTCCCTATTGCCTGTTCCTGGCCTCGGGCGGCCACACCCAGATCGTCGCCGTGGTCGGGGTCGGCGAATATGTCCGGCTCGGCACCACGGTCGACGATGCGATGGGCGAGGCGTTCGACAAGGTGGCGAAGATGCTGTCGCTGCCCTATCCCGGCGGACCGCAGGTCGAGCGCGCGGCCGCCGGCGGCGACCCGACGCGGTTTGCCTTTCCGCGCCCGATGCTCGGCCGTCCCGATGCGAACTTCTCGCTGTCGGGATTGAAGACGGCGGTGCGCAATGAAGCGAGCCGGCTGGAGCCATTGGAGCCGCAGGATATCAGCGACCTCTGCGCGAGCTTCCAGGCCGCAGTGCTGGAAGCGACCGCGGACCGGCTGACCGTCGGCCTGCGGTTGTTCCAGGAACGCTTCGGCACGCCGCGCGCGCTGGTCGCAGCCGGTGGTGTTGCCGCCAACCACGCCATCCGCAGCGCGCTGCAGGATGTCGCCGCGAAAGCGCAGACCACGCTGATCATCCCGCCGCCGGCGCTCTGCACCGACAATGGCGCGATGATCGCCTGGGCCGGTGCCGAGCGAATGGCGCTCGGCCTCACCGACACGCTGGAAGCGCCGCCGCGGGCCCGCTGGCTGCTCGATGCCAACGCCAAGGCGCCGGCCGGCCACGCCAACAGCCGCGCCGGATATTGA